In Scatophagus argus isolate fScaArg1 chromosome 3, fScaArg1.pri, whole genome shotgun sequence, one genomic interval encodes:
- the ppil1 gene encoding peptidyl-prolyl cis-trans isomerase-like 1, which produces MSGIPPDTWQPPKVSLETTMGTVVVELYWNHAPNTCKNFAELARRGYYNNTKFHRIIKDFMVQGGDPTGTGRGGASIFGKQFEDELHPELKFTGAGILAMANAGPDTNGSQFFLTLGPTQWLDGKHSIFGRVFQGMGVVNRIGMVETNSQDRPVDDIKIIRANVLS; this is translated from the exons ATGTCAGGGATACCTCCAGATACATGGCAGCCGCCAAAAGTGTCTCTGGAAACGAC GATGGGGACGGTTGTGGTTGAACTGTACTGGAATCATGCACCAAACACCTGCAAGAATTTTGCAGAGCTGGCCAGAAGAGGCTACtacaacaacacaaagtttCACCGAATTATCAAAGACTTCATGGTGCAGGGAGGAGACCCTACAGGAACAG GTCGCGGTGGTGCCTCCATATTTGGCAAACAGTTTGAAGATGAGCTACATCCAGAACTGAAATTCACAG GTGCTGGTATTCTGGCGATGGCCAATGCAGGACCAGACACAAACGGAAGCCAGTTCTTCCTCACTCTTGGACCCACTCAGTGGTTAGATGGAAAGCATAGCATCTTTGGAAGAGTTTTCCAGGGGATGGGAGTCGTGAATCGGATTGGGATGGTAGAAACAAACAGTCAAGATCGGCCAGTCGATGATATCAAAATCATCAGAGCCAATGTACTCAgttaa